A portion of the Etheostoma cragini isolate CJK2018 chromosome 13, CSU_Ecrag_1.0, whole genome shotgun sequence genome contains these proteins:
- the sept8a gene encoding septin-8-A isoform X2 has translation MAATDVDVFSNEEKRNLSLGGHVGFDSLPDQLVSKSVTQGFCFNILCVGETGIGKSTLMNTLFNTMFENEEASHYQNGVYLRPRTYDLQESNVHLKLTIVDTVGFGDQINKEDSYKPIVDYIDTQFENYLQEELKIKRSLFNYHDTRIHICLYFIAPTGHSLKSLDLVTMKKLDSKVNIIPIIAKADTISKSELHKFKIKIMSELVSNGVQIYQFPTDDDAVSEINSSMNAHLPFAVVGSVEEVKVGNKTVRARQYPWGVVQVENESHCDFVKLREMLIRVNMEDLREQTHARHYELYRRCKLEEMGFKDTDPDSQPFSLQETYEAKRKEFLGDLQRKEEEMRQMFVNKVKETESELKEKERELHDKFEQLKRMHQEEKRKVEEKRRDLEEEMNAFNRKKVAAETLSLSQPLKKDKDKKN, from the exons AATGAAGAGAAGCGTAACCTGAGTTTGGGCGGACATGTTGGATTTGACAGCCTCCCTGACCAACTGGTCAGTAAATCGGTCACACAGggattttgttttaacattctCTGTGTAG GGGAGACAGGAATCGGCAAGTCAACATTAATGAACACGCTCTTCAACACCATGTTTGAGAACGAAGAGGCGAGCCATTATCAGAATGGCGTGTATCTGCGACCGCGAACATACGACCTGCAAGAAAGCAACGTCCACCTTAAACTGACGATTGTTGACACTGTTGGCTTTGGTGATCAGATCAACAAAGAGGACAG TTACAAGCCCATCGTTGACTACATCGACACTCAGTTTGAAAACTATCTCCAGGAAGAGTTGAAGATCAAACGGTCACTGTTTAACTACCACGACACCAGGATCCACATCTGCCTTTATTTCATTGCCCCGACAGGACACTCCCTCAAGTCCCTGGACCTCGTCACCATGAAAAAACTGGACAGCAAG GTTAACATAATTCCCATAATTGCCAAAGCGGACACAATCTCCAAGAGTGAGCTGCATAAATTCAAAATCAAGATAATGAGTGAGCTGGTGAGCAACGGTGTCCAGATATATCAGTTCCCAACAGACGACGATGCCGTCAGTGAGATCAACTCCTCCATGAAT GCCCATCTGCCTTTTGCTGTTGTTGGGAGCGTGGAAGAGGTCAAAGTGGGGAACAAAACTGTAAGGGCGAGACAGTACCCGTGGGGTGTCGTGCAAG TCGAGAATGAGAGCCACTGCGACTTTGTAAAACTCAGAGAGATGCTCATCAGGGTCAACATGGAGGATCTGAGGGAGCAGACCCACGCCCGCCACTACGAGCTGTACCGACGCTGTAAGCTGGAGGAGATGGGCTTCAAAGATACAGATCCCGACAGCCAGCCATTCAG TCTTCAAGAGACATATGAGGCCAAGAGGAAAGAGTTTTTGGGGGACCTGCAGCggaaagaggaagaaatgcGACAAATGTTCGTCAACAAAGTAAAAGAGACGGAATCAGAACtgaaggaaaaggagagagag CTGCATGACAAGTTTGAGCAGCTGAAGCGGATGCAccaggaggagaagaggaaggtgGAGGAGAAGCGCAGAGAtctggaggaggagatgaaCGCCTTCAACAGGAAGAAGGTGGCTGCTGAGACACTCTCCTTATCTCAGCCCCTCAAGAAGGACAAGGACAAGAAAAA ttaa